The DNA segment AACACGAGCACCCAACAGGGGCACCCCACGTGGGCACCCAACACCGCAAACCCAAGCAAAGGCTGGTGGGTGCCAGGGCTCCTCCAAACGGGCACCCGTGGGTGCACTGGCACCAGACATCGCTACAAGTCCCTTCCCATGGGTGATGGCCCCGTGGTGGCACCCGGAGAGCGACGAGGCCACCCCAAACCCAGCCGAGCACCCGATGGGCACccagggcacccagcacccacccgTGAAGCCCGGCTGGCAGACGCAGTCGTAGCGGCCGATGCCGTCCTGGCACACGCCGTGGACGCAGGGGTCGCTGGCGCAGTCGTCGGGGTTCACCTCGCAGTTGACGCCTGGCACCCAAGGGTGGCGGGAGGTCAGCACCCAATCCGCCACGGGGCCGGGCACCACCAGGCACCCAGGTGTGCCCCTGCCTGGGCTGGTTCTTGTCCTGTGCTCAGGTGGGACGTGGCGGCACCCAGTGACCGCCCCATGGTGTCACCCCGTGCCCAGGTGGGACCCAACGACACATCCAGCACCCACCCCATGTCCAGATGGgacccaccaccacctccagcccccACCCCACATCCAGATGGGACCCATCACCACGTCCAGCACCCAACCAGTGCCTGGATAGGACCCAACACTGGGTCCAGCACCCAATCAGTGCCCAGGTAGGACCCAACACCATGTCCAGCACCCACATGACATCCAGATGGGACCCACCATCACCTCCAGCCCCCACCCCACGTCCAGATGGGACCCACCACCACCTCNNNNNNNNNNGAtgggccccccccccaccccccccaagCCCGCCCACCCCGTCCCGTACcggcggtgccgggggggcaGTTGCACTGGTAGGAGGCGATGCGGTCGATGCACTTGCCCCCGTGGcggcagggctggctgtggcACTCGTCCAGCTGCAGCTCGCAGCGGTACCCGGTGAAGCCGGGGGCGCAGGCGCAGGAGAAGCTGGCGATGCCGTCCACGCACGTGCCGTGGTGGCACGGGTCCGGCGTGCAGTCGTCCGCGTCGCGCTCGCACAGGGCGCCCTCGAAGCcttgggaggggggggggggtgatgaCGGGGGTCAGGGGCACCCACGGGTGCAGGGTGGGTAACGCCAGGGGTcaggggcacccatgggtgcaaGGTGGGCAATGGCAGGGGTCGGGGTTTGTCATGCCAGGTGACAACCAAGGGTGCAGGGTTTGTAATGCTGGGGTgaggggcacccatgggtgcaggtTGGGCAACGGCAGGTGAgaggggcacccatgggtgcagggtTTGTAATGCCAGGGGTCAGGGCTTGTCATGCCAGGGACACCCATGGGTGCGGGTTGGGAACTGCCAGGGGAtaggggcacccatgggtgcagggtTTGTAATGCCGGGGTGaggggcacccctgggtgcaggGTGGGTAACGCCAGGGGTcaggggcacccatgggtgcaggtCAGGAACTGCCAGGTGCAAGGGGCACCCACGGGTGCAGGATTTGCAATGCCAGGGGTCAGGGGCACCCGTGGGTGCAGGGTGGGAACTGCCAGGGGTCAGGGTTTGTCATGCCAGGGAACACCCAAGGGTGCAGGGTGTGTAATGCCAGGGGTgaggggcacccatgggtgcagggtGGGCAATGCTGAAGGTCAAGAACACCCACGGGAGCAGGGTTTGTACCACCAGGGGCCAGGAGCACCCATGGGCGCAGGGTTTGCAATGCCAGGGGCCACCCGTGGGTGCAGGGCGGGCACTGCCGGGGGCtgggagcacccatgggtgcggGCTCACCCTCGGTGCAGCGGCACTCGTAGCCGTTGGGCCGGTCGATGCACTTGGCGCCGTTCTGGCAGGGGGTGCTGGCGCACTCGTCCATGTCCGTCTGGCACGTGGGGCCCGAGAAGCCTGGGCGGGACCCCAAAATGACCCCAAAGCCAGGAGCACCCCAAACCCATGGGACCTCCAGGACAANNNNNNNNNNGACCCCAAAGCCAGGAGCACCCCAAACCCATGGGACCTCCAGGACAAGTGATCTCAACCCCAGGAGCACCCCAAACCCAAATGTCCCCAAACCAGGAGCACCCCAACCCATGAGAACTCCAACCCTAAGAGAACCCCAACCCCAGGAGCACCCCAAAAGCAAGAGGACCCA comes from the Oxyura jamaicensis isolate SHBP4307 breed ruddy duck unplaced genomic scaffold, BPBGC_Ojam_1.0 oxyUn_random_OJ69954, whole genome shotgun sequence genome and includes:
- the LOC118159367 gene encoding neurogenic locus notch homolog protein 3-like yields the protein MDECASTPCQNGAKCIDRPNGYECRCTEGFEGALCERDADDCTPDPCHHGTCVDGIASFSCACAPGFTGYRCELQLDECHSQPCRHGGKCIDRIASYQCNCPPGTAGVNCEVNPDDCASDPCVHGVCQDGIGRYDCVCQPGFTGPRCNVEINECASNPCHDGGTCVDGANGFTCLCPPGTHDARCRPGTLPCHSSPCAHGTCRDHGDR